One genomic segment of Erysipelotrichaceae bacterium 66202529 includes these proteins:
- a CDS encoding NADP-specific glutamate dehydrogenase codes for MAKLDYVKEAVVKRNPNDAEFIQAVDEVLLSLEKVADKHPEYIEKGVFERIVEPERQIIFRVPWVDDSGKLQVNRGFRVEFNSAIGPYKGGLRFHPSVNISIIKFLGFEQIFKNSLTGLPMGGGKGGSDFDPKGKSDAEIMRFCQSFMTELCKYIGPDTDVPAGDIGVGGREIGYMFGQYKRIRNEFTGVLTGKGLNWGGSLARTQATGYGLCYFTEAMLKDNGTSFQGKKVVVSGSGNVAIYAAEKATQLGATVIAMSDSSGYIVDENGVNLDVMKEIKEVKRGRIKEYADAVEGAVFHAAESIWNTPCDIALPCATQNELHKSDAETLIKNGCIAVCEGANMPTTPDAIEVLQANQILYAPGKASNAGGVATSGLEMSQNSARLSWTFEEVDAKLKDIMENIFRTVSKTAAEYGLGKNYMAGANIAGFIKVADSMIDQGIV; via the coding sequence ATGGCTAAACTAGATTATGTAAAAGAAGCAGTCGTCAAACGCAATCCAAATGACGCAGAATTCATCCAAGCTGTCGATGAAGTCCTGCTGTCACTGGAAAAGGTCGCAGATAAACATCCGGAATACATCGAAAAAGGAGTCTTTGAAAGAATCGTTGAGCCGGAACGCCAGATCATCTTCCGTGTACCATGGGTGGATGACAGCGGTAAGCTGCAGGTAAACAGAGGATTCCGTGTGGAATTTAATTCCGCCATCGGGCCTTACAAGGGCGGACTTCGCTTTCACCCAAGTGTAAATATTTCCATTATCAAATTTCTGGGATTTGAACAGATTTTCAAAAATTCCCTGACCGGACTTCCTATGGGAGGCGGTAAAGGTGGCAGTGACTTTGATCCGAAAGGAAAAAGTGATGCGGAAATCATGCGGTTCTGCCAGAGCTTTATGACAGAGCTGTGCAAATATATCGGACCGGATACAGATGTACCGGCTGGGGATATCGGTGTCGGCGGACGTGAGATTGGTTATATGTTCGGCCAGTACAAGCGTATCCGTAATGAGTTTACCGGTGTTCTGACTGGTAAGGGATTGAACTGGGGTGGTTCTCTGGCTAGAACACAGGCAACTGGATACGGCTTATGCTATTTCACAGAGGCGATGCTGAAGGATAACGGTACCTCCTTCCAGGGTAAAAAGGTCGTTGTCAGCGGTAGCGGCAATGTAGCTATATACGCTGCAGAAAAAGCAACACAGCTGGGGGCAACCGTAATCGCAATGAGTGATTCCAGTGGATATATCGTGGATGAAAACGGTGTTAATCTGGATGTCATGAAGGAAATCAAGGAAGTTAAACGCGGACGTATTAAGGAATATGCAGATGCTGTAGAGGGGGCTGTGTTTCATGCTGCAGAAAGCATCTGGAATACACCATGTGATATCGCACTGCCTTGTGCAACACAGAACGAGCTGCATAAAAGCGATGCAGAGACACTGATTAAAAACGGCTGTATCGCAGTTTGCGAAGGGGCAAACATGCCGACAACACCGGATGCAATCGAGGTATTACAGGCAAATCAGATTCTGTATGCTCCTGGTAAGGCAAGCAATGCCGGCGGTGTTGCGACTTCCGGTCTGGAAATGTCTCAGAACTCCGCACGTCTGTCCTGGACGTTTGAAGAGGTAGATGCCAAGCTGAAGGATATCATGGAAAACATTTTCCGTACGGTATCAAAAACAGCAGCGGAATACGGTCTTGGTAAAAACTATATGGCCGGAGCAAATATCGCAGGCTTCATCAAGGTTGCGGATTCCATGATTGATCAGGGAATCGTATAA
- a CDS encoding guanylate kinase — translation MKKGLLIIISGPSGVGKGTVRNCFMNDESLKLAYSISMTTRSPRQGEKDGVDYIFTTKEEFEQAIHDGELLEWAEFVGNYYGTPMSQVEKLRNEGKNVLLEIEVQGATQVREKCPEALTIFIIPPSMEELEKRIRGRRSEPEEIVQQRLAKASKEIKMVNNYKYIVCNDDPQLAADMISTIIKRHMEIDE, via the coding sequence ATGAAAAAAGGTTTATTGATTATTATCAGCGGGCCAAGCGGTGTAGGAAAAGGAACTGTGCGTAATTGCTTTATGAATGATGAATCCCTGAAGCTTGCGTATTCCATTTCCATGACAACCAGATCACCGAGACAAGGTGAAAAGGACGGCGTCGATTACATATTTACAACGAAGGAAGAGTTTGAACAGGCAATTCATGACGGCGAACTTTTGGAATGGGCAGAATTTGTAGGCAACTACTACGGTACTCCGATGTCACAGGTAGAAAAGCTGCGTAATGAAGGAAAAAATGTTCTGCTGGAAATTGAGGTGCAAGGCGCTACGCAGGTACGTGAAAAATGTCCGGAGGCATTGACCATTTTTATCATTCCACCGAGCATGGAGGAGCTGGAAAAGCGTATCCGCGGTAGAAGAAGCGAGCCGGAAGAAATCGTACAGCAGCGTTTGGCAAAGGCAAGCAAGGAAATCAAGATGGTGAACAACTACAAATACATCGTTTGCAATGATGATCCGCAATTAGCGGCAGATATGATTTCTACCATTATTAAGCGGCACATGGAGATTGATGAATAA
- a CDS encoding ferrous iron transport protein A has protein sequence MRLCDVQVGENTVVTGMHMRKKDADRLFYLGIYPGAHVQKVRFAPMKDPCLYFAAGNQIILRNQDAACIEVEVII, from the coding sequence ATGAGACTGTGTGATGTACAGGTAGGAGAAAATACAGTAGTAACCGGTATGCATATGAGAAAAAAGGATGCGGATCGTCTGTTTTATCTCGGTATATATCCAGGTGCGCATGTACAAAAGGTACGCTTTGCGCCGATGAAGGATCCCTGTCTGTATTTTGCGGCAGGGAATCAGATCATTCTGCGAAATCAGGATGCGGCTTGTATTGAGGTGGAGGTGATAATATGA
- the feoB gene encoding ferrous iron transport protein B — protein MNYHVAFVGNPNVGKSAWINALSDADFKVGNWPGVTVEKKEAFVQWGEDTYHFVDLPGTYSLENSGNEESITAQYLKTEAIDLIVNVLDATNLGRNLMLTLLLRELQLPMLLIFNFMDEVKAYGIRIDTAALTRRLGIPILAYSAFDRSHYKEVRKAIQRQVVQKAVFYHPLLSEGADACYSAVYNYIEQHIPASVEADQIRIHYMSMGCLRGDALVWKQFAAWHMDTMALHELCQDMDEEVLRRENCQAVESLMRHVEEDQKKRYARSERIDALVLHRWLGLPLFLIVFSFLLLFVFQASAPLNDYIGYLIQDVLARYVAWALQWAPSIVRQFLLQGILAGVGGVLVFAPLMALLYFVLSVLEESGYMARIAFLLDRLMHSFHLSGKSFVSLMLGFGCNVPAIYATRTLDNEQQKRLTALLVPFMSCGARLPVYVLFASAFFPNKAALMMLSIYGIGILMALILALIASRFPVFHDDALMVLELPPYRLPSLRVVLHKVKEEVKSYVRKACGIVLWAMVILWGLTYFPTGEVESSFLAQGARLVQPVFAPLGFGDRWECVAALPGGIIAKETIVGFFDTVLQKPKQEEAISVDIAGDIRDIVYKGGAALKDSAGFLIPARGSLTAQDAQQVSHIQALWQGRDAGIKAFSFMVYVLLSIPCIMTLQAVYHEYGKKQLLMTLAVMLVVPYLLSLFVYQFFSIFL, from the coding sequence ATGAACTATCATGTAGCGTTTGTCGGTAATCCGAATGTCGGTAAGAGTGCATGGATCAATGCGCTGAGTGATGCAGATTTCAAGGTTGGCAACTGGCCGGGTGTCACGGTTGAGAAGAAGGAAGCATTTGTGCAATGGGGTGAGGATACCTATCATTTTGTAGATCTTCCCGGTACCTATTCCTTGGAAAACAGCGGAAATGAGGAAAGCATTACCGCACAATATCTCAAAACAGAAGCAATCGATCTGATTGTTAATGTGCTGGATGCGACAAATCTTGGACGAAACCTCATGCTGACACTGCTGCTGCGGGAGCTGCAGCTTCCCATGCTGCTGATTTTTAATTTTATGGATGAGGTGAAGGCATACGGCATTCGTATTGATACGGCGGCTTTGACGAGACGGCTGGGAATACCGATTCTGGCATATTCCGCGTTTGACCGCAGCCATTACAAAGAGGTGCGCAAAGCGATACAAAGACAGGTGGTACAAAAGGCAGTGTTTTATCATCCGCTGCTGAGTGAGGGGGCGGATGCATGCTACAGTGCTGTCTATAATTATATTGAACAGCATATCCCGGCTTCTGTGGAAGCGGATCAAATCCGTATTCATTATATGAGTATGGGCTGTCTGAGAGGGGATGCGCTTGTATGGAAGCAGTTTGCCGCATGGCATATGGATACTATGGCATTGCATGAGCTGTGTCAGGATATGGATGAGGAGGTGCTGCGCAGGGAGAACTGCCAAGCGGTAGAGTCACTGATGCGCCATGTAGAGGAGGATCAAAAAAAGCGCTATGCAAGAAGTGAGCGTATTGATGCGCTGGTTCTGCATCGATGGCTAGGACTTCCGTTATTTCTGATCGTCTTTTCCTTTCTTTTGCTGTTTGTCTTTCAGGCTTCGGCGCCGTTGAATGATTATATCGGTTATCTTATACAGGATGTATTGGCACGCTATGTAGCCTGGGCATTGCAATGGGCACCTTCCATCGTGCGGCAGTTTCTGCTGCAGGGCATCCTTGCCGGGGTAGGCGGCGTCCTGGTGTTCGCTCCGCTGATGGCGCTGCTGTATTTTGTATTGTCCGTATTAGAGGAAAGCGGCTATATGGCACGAATCGCATTTCTGCTGGATCGTCTGATGCATTCCTTTCATCTCAGCGGCAAGAGCTTTGTCTCTCTTATGCTGGGCTTTGGCTGCAATGTACCCGCCATCTATGCAACGCGGACACTGGATAATGAACAGCAGAAGCGGCTGACGGCACTGCTTGTGCCCTTTATGTCCTGTGGTGCCCGGCTGCCTGTCTATGTACTGTTTGCCTCTGCCTTTTTTCCAAATAAGGCAGCACTGATGATGCTGAGTATATATGGCATCGGAATCCTCATGGCACTCATACTCGCACTGATCGCTTCCCGCTTTCCAGTATTTCACGATGATGCACTCATGGTGCTGGAGCTGCCTCCCTATCGTCTGCCTTCTCTGCGTGTTGTGCTGCATAAGGTGAAGGAGGAAGTAAAAAGCTATGTGCGAAAAGCGTGTGGAATCGTCTTGTGGGCCATGGTCATATTATGGGGACTGACGTATTTCCCTACCGGAGAGGTGGAAAGCAGCTTTCTGGCACAGGGGGCAAGGCTTGTACAGCCTGTGTTTGCGCCGCTTGGCTTCGGCGACCGCTGGGAATGTGTGGCTGCACTTCCCGGAGGCATCATCGCAAAGGAAACCATTGTAGGCTTTTTTGATACAGTACTGCAGAAGCCAAAGCAGGAGGAAGCAATATCCGTCGATATTGCAGGGGATATTCGTGATATTGTATACAAAGGGGGAGCTGCCCTCAAGGATAGTGCAGGCTTCCTTATTCCAGCACGTGGTTCACTTACGGCACAGGATGCACAGCAGGTTTCACATATACAGGCACTTTGGCAGGGAAGGGATGCCGGAATTAAGGCATTCAGCTTTATGGTTTATGTGCTGCTTAGTATTCCCTGTATCATGACACTGCAGGCGGTGTATCATGAATATGGGAAAAAACAGCTGCTTATGACCCTGGCTGTCATGCTGGTGGTGCCTTATCTCTTATCACTCTTTGTCTATCAGTTTTTCTCAATCTTTCTATAA
- a CDS encoding nicotinate phosphoribosyltransferase: MKSLDYKFDFRDERNLSLVMDFYELTMSQCYFNSDHKDRIVTFDLFYRRNPDSGGYAVFAGLEEIIGYIQNLHFEDSDIAYLRSLNRFTDEFLDYLRHFIFTGDIYAVKEGTPVFPYEPLIRVKAKIIEAQLLETAMLLCVNHQTLIATKAKRIVRAAQGRAIMEFGARRAHNFDAANYGARAAFIGGVAGTATTYAGQKFGMPVLGTMAHSFVQSFDSEYDAFLAYAKTYPDSCTVLLDTYNTLKSGLVNAIRVAKEYLEPNGYRLQGVRIDSGDMAYLSKKIRKALDEAGMEDCNIVISNSLDEYLIQSLISQGAQINSMGVGENLVCSKSAPVFGGVYKMSSIFDGDTMIPKIKVSENVEKVTNPGYKDLYRIYDKESGKAVGDIMTIHGEALDPNRDLTIYHQMNSWKNKTIAGGSYILRDLLEPIFLNGELVYEVPDLQQIRTYSEQEFSCMWDEILRFEYPQTYYVDLSKQLLELKLKMLEDVKHAG; the protein is encoded by the coding sequence ATGAAAAGCCTGGATTATAAATTCGATTTCCGTGATGAGCGCAATTTAAGCCTGGTTATGGATTTTTATGAGCTGACCATGAGTCAGTGTTACTTCAATTCCGATCACAAGGATCGTATTGTCACCTTTGATCTGTTTTATCGCAGAAACCCGGATAGCGGAGGCTATGCGGTATTTGCCGGACTGGAGGAGATCATCGGCTATATTCAGAATCTGCATTTTGAGGACAGTGATATTGCCTATCTGCGTTCACTGAACCGCTTTACGGATGAATTTCTCGATTATTTGCGCCATTTTATTTTTACCGGCGATATCTATGCAGTGAAGGAGGGAACCCCGGTATTCCCTTATGAGCCGCTCATTCGCGTAAAGGCGAAAATCATTGAGGCTCAGCTGCTGGAAACCGCGATGCTTTTGTGTGTGAATCATCAAACGCTGATTGCGACGAAGGCAAAACGAATTGTCCGTGCTGCACAGGGCAGAGCCATTATGGAATTCGGTGCCCGTCGTGCACATAATTTCGATGCGGCCAATTACGGGGCAAGAGCCGCCTTTATTGGCGGTGTTGCAGGTACGGCAACCACCTATGCCGGGCAGAAATTCGGCATGCCGGTACTTGGTACTATGGCACATTCCTTTGTGCAATCCTTTGACAGTGAATACGATGCATTTCTGGCATATGCGAAAACCTATCCTGATAGCTGTACTGTATTGCTGGATACCTATAATACGCTCAAGAGTGGTCTTGTGAATGCCATTCGGGTCGCAAAGGAATATCTGGAGCCCAACGGCTATCGTTTGCAGGGTGTGCGTATTGACAGCGGCGATATGGCATATCTGTCTAAAAAAATCCGCAAGGCTCTGGATGAGGCGGGTATGGAGGACTGCAATATCGTGATTTCCAACTCTCTGGATGAATATCTGATCCAATCCCTGATTTCACAGGGGGCGCAGATCAACAGCATGGGGGTTGGTGAAAACCTGGTTTGCAGTAAATCCGCACCGGTATTCGGCGGTGTATATAAAATGAGCTCTATCTTTGACGGAGATACGATGATTCCAAAAATAAAGGTCAGCGAAAATGTTGAAAAGGTAACCAATCCCGGCTATAAAGACCTGTACCGCATCTACGATAAGGAAAGCGGCAAGGCAGTAGGGGATATTATGACGATTCACGGGGAGGCACTTGATCCAAACAGGGATTTGACGATTTACCATCAGATGAACAGCTGGAAGAATAAGACCATAGCAGGTGGCAGCTATATTCTGCGCGATTTGCTGGAACCGATCTTTTTAAATGGAGAGTTGGTGTATGAGGTACCGGATCTTCAACAAATCCGCACCTACAGTGAACAGGAATTTTCCTGTATGTGGGATGAGATTTTACGCTTTGAATATCCGCAGACCTATTATGTGGATCTCAGTAAGCAGCTGCTGGAGCTGAAGCTGAAAATGCTGGAGGATGTAAAGCATGCCGGATAA
- a CDS encoding NINE protein yields MKCKQCGAEIENSRCCPYCGSENTDYDVAMDAVQQEAVRQKKTEQGKGREIHDSDKSKMVTFLLALFSGPLGLHNFYTGKWGRALLYMVTMGFFMLGWFYDLFMIATNKFKDANGDYIVR; encoded by the coding sequence ATGAAATGTAAGCAATGTGGTGCAGAGATTGAAAACAGCAGATGCTGTCCATACTGCGGCAGTGAGAATACAGATTACGATGTAGCGATGGATGCAGTGCAGCAGGAAGCAGTAAGACAGAAGAAAACAGAGCAGGGAAAAGGACGAGAAATTCATGACAGTGATAAAAGCAAAATGGTGACGTTTTTGCTTGCCTTGTTCAGCGGTCCCCTGGGCCTTCATAATTTTTATACGGGAAAATGGGGACGTGCGTTGCTATATATGGTAACTATGGGTTTTTTTATGCTTGGCTGGTTTTATGACCTGTTCATGATAGCTACCAATAAATTTAAGGATGCAAACGGTGATTATATTGTACGATAG
- a CDS encoding isochorismatase family protein has protein sequence MARVSEQFLEAYAPLSMKELKDPIVFVVDMIEGFVHTGALHDEAIHEVTPNIENLIRDAQQRVIFIADSHPPKTREFISYPSHCVTGTIESEVIQELKPHVQELMRKNSTNTFTCPDFQSFLKERLDDYRDIVITGCCTDICILQFALCLNAWLNEHNKTEQRILVPLNCVDTYHIDGIHDAISCNEFSIRNMEANGIRIVSELEREDSL, from the coding sequence ATGGCTAGAGTAAGTGAACAGTTTTTAGAAGCATACGCACCTCTTTCAATGAAAGAGCTGAAGGATCCCATCGTATTTGTTGTGGATATGATTGAAGGGTTCGTGCATACGGGGGCTTTGCATGATGAAGCAATCCATGAGGTGACCCCCAATATTGAGAATCTGATCAGGGATGCACAGCAGCGTGTTATTTTCATTGCCGATTCCCATCCACCGAAAACACGTGAATTTATTTCCTATCCCTCCCATTGTGTAACAGGGACGATAGAAAGTGAGGTCATTCAGGAATTAAAGCCGCATGTACAGGAGCTGATGCGGAAAAATTCTACAAATACCTTTACATGTCCGGATTTTCAAAGCTTTCTGAAGGAACGCCTGGATGATTACCGAGATATCGTAATCACCGGCTGCTGTACGGATATTTGCATTTTGCAATTTGCTTTATGTCTGAACGCATGGCTGAATGAGCATAATAAGACAGAGCAGCGCATTCTTGTGCCGCTGAACTGTGTTGATACGTATCATATTGACGGTATTCATGATGCAATATCCTGTAATGAATTCAGTATCCGCAATATGGAGGCAAACGGTATCCGCATTGTTTCCGAACTGGAAAGAGAGGACAGCCTATGA